TGCCCCCAAGTCCGCGCCTGGCACTTTTTGCGTATGGCCGATACGTGGCAAACGTCTCCTCGCCTGTTCCAACCGGAAACATGTGGAAGATATGCGGATGGACGACAGAGTGACTGCCAAGTTCAAAACCATCGATTTTGAGCTGCCGAATGTGATCAAGATTCTTACCGGAGAAAAATCCCCAACTGGTCCCATCATTCACGTACTTCGTTTGAATGAAAAAAGTGCTCGCTATGCCACGTTGCTTCTCCATCGCAGCAAACTGTGTTGCCCCACGCACCGCCTTCTCCCAATCAACATTGTGAGATAAGAGAATAACCGACCGCTGACCATGAGGCATCGTAGCGACGCGAATCCAGTCAGCAATAGACGTTTCATACCAGGCCCGTAATAAGAGCAGCCAGACATCGGTTCCCGGTTCAAATCCGTTCACGTAGTGACGATGTGCATCAAAATCACGGTTGGTTTGATTGCGGAGAATCACATCGTCAAGGTTGACCCCACAGAGATATACTCGCCCCTTCCCTACACTTTTTCCTAACAGCGCAGGAGTGCCGTCATCAAAGTGAGCCAGAATTTCGGAACTCTTGTCGGAGAGGTAGCCATGCGTCCAGAAGGCGTCCTCTACTTTGCGACCTTTCAACCACACTTCTTTTTCTTCGGGACGATCAAGGTAGCGCAAGATCGGGTCGTGCCCACTGAACGTCACGCGCTGGCGCGTCTGCAAGGGGAGGAATTGATAGAAACCGAAGATCGGTTTGAATACCCCCCAAAACACATTTTGTGCGAAGATCGTTCCACCATTCTCGACATAGGCCAGTAGTTGCTGGGCTTGCGCCTCAGAGAACGTTGTGGCGTCAATATCCGGGAAAATGACGAGGTGCCGATGTTGCACAGCCTGATCAAGGTCTACAGTAATGAAAAAGGGAATGCCCATTTGCCGAAAGGCATGCACGAGGCTGAGAGGAGAGCGGGAGGTATCAGTCCAGAGGACGGCAACCTGTAAAGCGAACGCTGCAGAGAATTGTTGGAGAAAATCCGTCGACGCGCGTTGGAGCGGAAGGAGCGGGACGGATGCAGGACGGAGATCTGGAATAAGAGAACGCTGCCATGTGAGATATGCGACTCGGACCGTAAGCAAGAGCGCAAGGACAATCAAGATTCGCGCGGTCGTACCAAGGTTCTTCATGCACTCATGCTCTACTTTTCCCTCAGTTTACAACTTGTGAGCAGCAAAAGACAGCAGCGGGAACTACCAACCGAGAGCAGACGAGGGACGCCGGGAGAAATTATACCGCGGTGGCAGAGGAAGTGCTTCGCTCATGGCGCCGGACGAGCATCTCGGCGTTTCTCTCAACGGATTCCGGTCCTTTCCTGCATGCCTCGAAAAAAACGGCAAAATAGCTGCGATCGACTACAGCTTGCTGTCGGACGATTTCTGGCAATAACTCTTTGTGCAGCTTTTGCAGGTTGTACCACGGCACTCCGGGATACACGTGGTGACCAATATGGTAATTGATATTGTTCCAGAAGAAGCTGTTTACCTGGTTACTGATAATCGTGCGGGTCCCGGCAAGTTGTCCAGCATCCCAGGGAGTTTCATAATGCTCAGCAATGAAGCGCACGCTGTTCAAGAGGGAAAAGATATAGCCAGGAATCAGCCACAGGCGCAGGAATTTGCCAAGGAGGCCGTGTTGTGCGGTCCACAGAATCAGACCAGTATACACCACGACCCGGAGAGACAATTCAAAAAGATGGATCAGTAGCCGCCGACCACGAAATTGTTGGGCAGGATCAATGAAGTTGAACTGCAGGATCGTCAGAATTCCACCAATCACAAGATAGGCATAAAAGAGGGCAAAATCGCCGAGTCCGCGTTTTCCCATAGTGAAAGCGTCAGGATCTTTGAAGGTGCGATTATAGCGATGGTGCTCCAAGTGATCTTCTTTGAACGAGATAAAGGTAACGATGATGGGCAGCGTAGAAAAAATGCCAAACGCCCAGTTCTTCCAGCGCTTCTTAAACAGCACACTATGTGTGCAGTCGTGCATGAAGGTCACGATACTCATCCACAAATAGCCGATCCCTGCATACATGAGCCAACGCACCCAGGTATGCTCGGTATTCCAGGCGACGCACCCTGCGCTCACGATCATCGCATAGAACAGCGGGATTTTGAGGTTGTGATACCAGGTGTGTTGATAGAGCTCCCGCAGAACTGCAGGGGGAATTTTGGGGGGAGGGGTTACGTCAGGCATTGGGCGTTGAGCTCTGTCTTCTACAGTTTGTGTAAGGGCTCTGTCCGTTTACCAGTAAAATGTCATTGCGAGCGAAGCGAAGCAATCTCGGGGGAGGGGTGGAAGGAACGAGATTGCTTCGTCGCTTCACTCCTCGCAATGACCTAAAGCCGTCGGAACGTACTACTAAATCGCCCGATACGCAGCAAACGACACCGTCGACGAGCGTGCTTTCGGATCGGTGATAACGTTTACCACTGCCGGTTTGCCTGACTTGGCCGCACGTTCAAGCGCTGGACGAATATCTTGCGGTTTATCGACATACTCTCCATACGCACCAAAAACTTCCGCCATCTTGTCGTAGCGGCTATAGCCAAGGTCACGACCAGCGTTCATCACCCCTTGTCCTGCCCAGCCACCATTGTTGCTGACAACAATGAGCGCCGGGATGTTTTGTCGTACCATAGTGTCGATTTCCATGCCGTTCATGCCAAACGAACCATCACCACTCAGCACGATCACTTGCGTGTTGGGCTTGGCGACTTTCGCACCAAGACCGAATGGTACGGCAACTCCCATACAACCATTCGGACCAGCGTTCACACGATGGCCAGGTGCATGGGTTGGTACTGATTGGCGAGCGAAGTTGAGAATCTCGTGACCATCGACCACAACTATAGCGTCACGGTCCATAAAGTCGCGAACTTCTTTGCAGAGTCGCAATGGATGAATCGGCATCGCATCACTATTGAGGAGCGCCTGAGCCTTGTCATTCGCGCGTTTGTCGTACCCACGCAGCGTGTCGATCCACGCCAATTCCTTGCGCCCGTGGAATGCATCACGCCCTTCTTTCGTTAACTGTTGCAACACCATCTTGGCATCACCGACGATACCCACGTCGACTGGACGATTGCGACCAATTTCTTCATCGCTAATATCGACTTGGATGACTTTCACATCTTCTGCCCAGCGCGGCGCAAGACCAAATCCGACGATGAAGTTTAAGCGCGTCCCAACGAAGAGCACGACATCGGCTTCTTTCCAGGCTTGGTTGCGGGCACCTAAGAAGCTCAGTTTGTGATCTTCTTCGATCACACCACGACCCTGTGGTGTGGTGTAGAACGGAATGCCGGAGAGTTCAACGAATTCTCTGAGTTCAGCCATCGCTTTCGACCAGATAATACCTGTCCCGGTCACCACCACTGGCCGTTTGGCGTCTTTTAGTATCGCAATCGCTTTCTTCACAAGATCGGGATCGCCGGAAACGCGTGGTACGCTGTGTGGTCGTTTGGGAAACAGGACCTCATTTTCATCGACCTCCCGATACAACACATC
This Deltaproteobacteria bacterium DNA region includes the following protein-coding sequences:
- a CDS encoding fatty acid desaturase, yielding MPDVTPPPKIPPAVLRELYQHTWYHNLKIPLFYAMIVSAGCVAWNTEHTWVRWLMYAGIGYLWMSIVTFMHDCTHSVLFKKRWKNWAFGIFSTLPIIVTFISFKEDHLEHHRYNRTFKDPDAFTMGKRGLGDFALFYAYLVIGGILTILQFNFIDPAQQFRGRRLLIHLFELSLRVVVYTGLILWTAQHGLLGKFLRLWLIPGYIFSLLNSVRFIAEHYETPWDAGQLAGTRTIISNQVNSFFWNNINYHIGHHVYPGVPWYNLQKLHKELLPEIVRQQAVVDRSYFAVFFEACRKGPESVERNAEMLVRRHERSTSSATAV
- a CDS encoding thiamine pyrophosphate-binding protein, translating into MAKTSGNDLVVKSLKDEGVDTVFYLTGGPMVDVATRCIEIGFRSVDVRHEQAAAMAAHSYSRVLGKPGVCFAASGPGATNLITGVGNAFLDAVPVVALGGASALSQAGMGAFQEMDQVGMFKPITKWSERVMDVRRVPEIINKAFRVATSGQPGPVYIDLPGDVLYREVDENEVLFPKRPHSVPRVSGDPDLVKKAIAILKDAKRPVVVTGTGIIWSKAMAELREFVELSGIPFYTTPQGRGVIEEDHKLSFLGARNQAWKEADVVLFVGTRLNFIVGFGLAPRWAEDVKVIQVDISDEEIGRNRPVDVGIVGDAKMVLQQLTKEGRDAFHGRKELAWIDTLRGYDKRANDKAQALLNSDAMPIHPLRLCKEVRDFMDRDAIVVVDGHEILNFARQSVPTHAPGHRVNAGPNGCMGVAVPFGLGAKVAKPNTQVIVLSGDGSFGMNGMEIDTMVRQNIPALIVVSNNGGWAGQGVMNAGRDLGYSRYDKMAEVFGAYGEYVDKPQDIRPALERAAKSGKPAVVNVITDPKARSSTVSFAAYRAI